In one window of Cloacibacillus sp. DNA:
- a CDS encoding thioredoxin family protein yields the protein MIALTKENCDAEVREEKSIPVVVDFWGPQCVPCMGLMSHYHEMEKEFEGKVKFTSVDCSTNKRVAMGFRVMGLPTFLFWKDGVEVKRLSKEECTAESIRAEIENLIK from the coding sequence ATGATTGCACTTACAAAAGAAAACTGCGACGCCGAAGTACGCGAAGAGAAGTCAATACCCGTAGTAGTGGATTTCTGGGGACCTCAGTGCGTTCCCTGCATGGGTCTTATGTCCCACTATCACGAGATGGAGAAGGAATTCGAGGGTAAAGTGAAGTTCACCTCCGTCGACTGCTCAACCAACAAGAGAGTGGCAATGGGCTTCCGCGTAATGGGCCTTCCCACCTTCCTCTTCTGGAAGGACGGAGTAGAGGTAAAGCGCCTCTCAAAGGAAGAGTGCACAGCCGAGTCGATCAGAGCGGAGATTGAAAACCTTATTAAGTAA